One genomic window of Polyangium aurulentum includes the following:
- the aroC gene encoding chorismate synthase, whose amino-acid sequence MARLRWMTAGESHGPELVAIVEGIPAGMPLVAEDIDTDLKRRQRGYGRGGRMKIETDRVLLAAGVRGGETLGGPIALTIENRDHANWAGRMGPAPFAETPEPVTRPRPGHADLAGGLKYDRKDLRDILERASARETAARVAVGGVCRKLLGLLGIEVFAHVVSIGPVAASAQEGLSFEELRARVRASDLACADAEAETAMRAAILEAAHAGDTLGGVFEVVATGLPPGLGSHVQWDRKLDGRLAQALMSIQAIKGVEIGVGFEAARRRGSEVHDAIGYDGEARAFLRPTNRAGGLEGGITNGAPLICRAAMKPIATLKRALPSVDVHTKETFQAAHERSDICAVSAASVVGEAMVAITLADAVLEKFGGDSLAEMKRNADGYRAQMGAY is encoded by the coding sequence ATGGCGCGACTTCGATGGATGACGGCAGGCGAATCCCACGGCCCGGAGCTCGTGGCCATCGTGGAGGGAATTCCGGCAGGGATGCCGCTCGTCGCGGAGGACATCGACACCGACCTGAAGCGCCGGCAGCGCGGCTACGGTCGCGGCGGGCGCATGAAGATCGAGACCGACCGCGTGCTTCTCGCGGCCGGGGTGCGAGGCGGCGAGACGCTCGGAGGACCGATCGCGCTGACGATCGAGAACCGCGACCACGCCAACTGGGCAGGCCGCATGGGTCCGGCGCCGTTTGCCGAGACACCCGAGCCGGTGACGCGCCCGCGGCCGGGGCATGCAGACCTTGCGGGCGGGCTCAAGTACGATCGCAAAGATTTGCGTGACATCCTCGAGCGCGCGAGCGCGCGGGAGACGGCGGCGCGTGTGGCCGTGGGTGGCGTGTGCCGGAAATTGCTCGGGCTGCTCGGCATCGAGGTCTTCGCGCACGTGGTCTCGATCGGCCCGGTGGCGGCGAGCGCACAGGAGGGGCTGTCGTTCGAGGAGCTGCGGGCGCGGGTGCGGGCGTCGGACCTCGCTTGCGCGGACGCGGAGGCGGAGACGGCGATGCGAGCGGCCATCCTGGAGGCGGCGCACGCGGGGGACACGCTCGGCGGGGTGTTCGAGGTGGTGGCGACGGGGCTGCCTCCGGGGCTCGGGAGCCACGTGCAGTGGGATCGCAAGCTCGACGGCCGGCTCGCGCAAGCGCTGATGAGCATCCAGGCGATCAAGGGTGTGGAGATCGGGGTCGGGTTCGAGGCGGCGCGGCGGCGCGGGTCGGAGGTGCACGACGCGATCGGGTACGACGGGGAGGCGCGCGCGTTCCTGCGACCCACCAACCGGGCCGGAGGGCTCGAAGGCGGCATCACCAACGGGGCGCCGCTGATCTGCCGGGCGGCGATGAAGCCGATCGCGACCCTCAAGCGGGCGCTGCCCTCGGTCGACGTGCACACGAAGGAGACCTTCCAGGCCGCTCACGAGCGCAGTGACATCTGCGCGGTGTCGGCGGCGTCGGTCGTCGGCGAGGCCATGGTGGCGATCACGCTCGCGGACGCCGTGCTCGAGAAGTTCGGGGGCGACAGCCTGGCGGAGATGAAGCGCAACGCAGATGGATACCGGGCGCAGATGGGGGCGTATTGA
- the dapF gene encoding diaminopimelate epimerase: MTELRFEKWEGTGNDFVLVETEAELPTETIRALCDRHRGIGADGILFVSGAVTGKPRMIVRNADGSRPEMCGNGLRCVAAFLARKSDAGALELTIATDAGDKRCAVRAIRGDGYEVAVDMGHARLGPPLEVAIDGTAHRFTTVDVGNPHAITFAPHEDADLDRIGPVVATTPPGGTNVELCRMRSSPSGGSIEVAVWERGVGRTLACGTGACAVAAAACEEGRMPFGQPIEVLLPGGPLEITVDASRALRMKGPARRVFGGEVTIA; encoded by the coding sequence ATGACCGAGCTCCGCTTCGAAAAATGGGAGGGCACCGGCAACGACTTCGTCCTCGTCGAGACCGAAGCCGAGCTCCCGACCGAAACGATCCGCGCGCTCTGCGATCGTCACCGCGGCATCGGCGCCGACGGCATCCTGTTCGTGAGCGGCGCCGTGACCGGAAAGCCCCGCATGATCGTTCGCAACGCCGACGGCTCCCGGCCCGAGATGTGCGGCAACGGGCTCCGCTGCGTGGCGGCGTTCCTCGCCAGAAAGAGCGACGCCGGCGCGCTCGAGCTGACGATCGCCACCGACGCCGGCGACAAGCGCTGCGCGGTCCGCGCAATTCGAGGTGACGGCTACGAGGTCGCCGTCGACATGGGACACGCCCGCCTCGGTCCGCCCCTCGAGGTCGCGATCGACGGCACCGCCCACCGCTTCACTACCGTCGACGTCGGCAACCCGCACGCCATCACCTTCGCGCCGCACGAGGACGCAGACCTCGATCGCATCGGCCCGGTCGTGGCCACCACGCCCCCCGGTGGAACGAACGTCGAGCTGTGTCGGATGCGCTCCTCCCCCAGCGGCGGCAGCATCGAGGTCGCGGTCTGGGAGCGCGGCGTCGGTCGCACCCTCGCCTGCGGCACGGGCGCCTGCGCGGTCGCGGCCGCCGCCTGCGAGGAGGGACGCATGCCCTTCGGCCAGCCCATCGAGGTGCTCCTGCCCGGCGGGCCGCTCGAGATCACCGTCGACGCCTCGCGCGCGCTGCGCATGAAAGGGCCCGCGCGTCGGGTGTTCGGGGGCGAGGTGACGATCGCATGA
- the aroB gene encoding 3-dehydroquinate synthase — protein MPLPPLLLSGFMGAGKSTVGRLVASLANIPFVDLDAAIEEASGRSIASLFAESGEAAFRALESEALRMILDNPDPRVIALGGGALLDAELRRHALARARVVTLTAKPETLIARTQGTGRPLLSTGLDRLGRIRDLLAARAPAYAEAHNQIPTDDRTPAAVAEAVLRAWREPTLVVPLGLRSYPVRVTANAPGVVAEIASSLAPSAVFLVTDANVDPLATAPVVAALQEAGLRLASKIVLTPGETHKQLPAVEGILNTCVAAGADRDALVVALGGGVVSDIAGFAAATLLRGVRWIAVPTTLLSMVDAAVGGKTGVDLGPAKNAVGAFHQPSAVVIDPAYVRTEHERAYVSGLAEVVKSAAIADPELLDLLSRERSRVLTRDLDLVREVVLRAVRVKTDIVTRDERESGERALLNFGHTIGHGLEAAGEFTRLTHGEAVSLGMVAIMRVGISLGVTDPAAAERITRLLADLGLPTDLRTQPLDAALRLAALDKKRKAGAIRVILLEALGRMRIEPLTLETLARILLPAGASST, from the coding sequence ATGCCTCTCCCTCCTCTCCTCCTCAGCGGCTTCATGGGCGCGGGCAAGTCGACCGTCGGTCGCCTCGTCGCCTCGCTCGCCAACATTCCCTTCGTCGACCTCGACGCCGCGATCGAAGAGGCCTCCGGCCGGAGCATCGCGAGCCTCTTCGCCGAATCGGGGGAGGCGGCCTTCCGAGCGCTCGAGTCCGAAGCGCTGCGCATGATCCTCGACAACCCGGACCCGCGCGTCATCGCCCTCGGGGGCGGCGCCCTCCTCGATGCCGAGCTGCGCCGCCACGCCCTCGCCCGCGCCCGCGTGGTCACACTGACCGCCAAGCCCGAGACCCTGATCGCCCGCACCCAGGGCACCGGCCGCCCGCTCCTCTCCACCGGGCTGGACAGGCTCGGCCGCATCCGCGACCTGCTGGCGGCCCGTGCGCCCGCGTACGCCGAGGCCCACAACCAGATCCCCACCGACGACCGCACCCCGGCCGCCGTCGCCGAGGCCGTCCTGCGCGCCTGGCGCGAGCCCACCCTGGTCGTCCCCCTCGGCCTGCGCTCCTACCCGGTCCGCGTGACCGCCAACGCGCCCGGGGTCGTGGCCGAGATCGCTTCCTCGCTCGCGCCCTCGGCCGTCTTCCTCGTCACCGACGCGAACGTCGACCCCCTCGCCACCGCGCCCGTCGTCGCCGCCCTCCAGGAGGCCGGGCTGCGGCTGGCGTCGAAGATCGTCCTCACGCCCGGCGAGACCCACAAGCAGCTCCCGGCCGTGGAGGGGATCCTCAACACCTGCGTGGCAGCAGGCGCCGACCGCGATGCCCTCGTGGTCGCGCTCGGGGGTGGGGTGGTGTCGGATATCGCGGGCTTCGCGGCGGCGACGCTCCTGCGGGGCGTTCGCTGGATCGCCGTTCCGACGACGCTGCTGTCGATGGTCGACGCGGCCGTGGGCGGCAAGACGGGCGTGGACCTCGGCCCGGCCAAGAACGCGGTCGGCGCCTTCCACCAGCCCTCGGCCGTCGTGATCGACCCCGCCTACGTCCGCACCGAGCACGAGCGCGCCTATGTCTCCGGCCTGGCCGAGGTCGTCAAGTCGGCCGCCATCGCCGACCCCGAGCTGCTCGACCTGCTCTCCCGCGAGCGCTCCCGCGTGCTCACCCGTGACCTCGACCTCGTCCGCGAGGTGGTCCTGCGCGCGGTGCGGGTGAAGACCGACATCGTCACCCGCGATGAACGCGAGTCGGGCGAGCGGGCGCTCCTGAACTTCGGTCACACCATCGGCCACGGTCTGGAGGCGGCGGGCGAGTTCACGCGGCTCACCCACGGCGAGGCGGTCTCGCTCGGCATGGTCGCGATCATGCGCGTGGGCATCTCGCTCGGGGTCACGGACCCGGCGGCGGCGGAGCGGATCACCCGGCTGCTGGCGGACCTCGGCCTGCCGACCGACCTGCGCACGCAGCCGCTCGATGCGGCCCTGCGCCTCGCCGCCCTCGACAAGAAGCGCAAGGCGGGGGCGATCCGGGTGATCTTGCTCGAGGCCCTCGGCCGGATGCGCATCGAGCCGCTCACCCTGGAGACGCTCGCGCGCATCCTCCTGCCTGCCGGCGCCTCGTCGACCTGA
- a CDS encoding DUF167 domain-containing protein, whose product MSKERNQIPGEWQRLEMSDRAGAVRFSVHVRPRSSRCAILGVREGALEVALTAPPAEGAANDELKKLISRVLEVRRADVSILVGASSRSKLLEVNGTTSDGARTLLSRAKR is encoded by the coding sequence ATGTCGAAGGAACGGAACCAGATCCCCGGCGAATGGCAACGGCTCGAGATGAGCGACCGCGCCGGCGCCGTGCGCTTCTCCGTGCACGTGCGTCCCCGCTCCTCCCGCTGCGCCATCCTCGGGGTGCGCGAAGGAGCGCTCGAGGTCGCCCTCACCGCCCCTCCCGCCGAAGGCGCCGCGAATGACGAGCTCAAGAAATTGATCTCGCGCGTGCTCGAGGTCCGACGCGCCGACGTGAGCATCCTCGTCGGCGCATCGAGCCGCAGCAAGCTGCTCGAGGTCAACGGCACGACCTCCGACGGCGCACGCACCCTCCTCAGCAGGGCAAAGCGATGA
- a CDS encoding response regulator — MSILPPVPASRRRPDTRGSSPSVTVLAIVADPAVKELLTRVLRFEQLHMTEDFAEGLALASVEVPDVAFIDLGIGDGAGLTLVHHLKAVVPDVNIYALAGRKHLDAAASAVSLGGTGLLMLPLSGDDVLSAIWGIKQRIVERSERERLERVSAMSARATGWTARVAEIADAEDRQGAAQQLVELLVEVTGALGAAVYLAGDGPRELVLGAASPSLEGAPQKGSEKQILESFAAPRRLLALPLASRNVSAGYALLLEGEVAPISATGGADPPIDGIIRLLATVAATALAMLAERERAERFGATIKDPTSSAYSFAYYVDVAGREISRARRYGRRFAIVTAVAEALEGVEPCSPTELADRLLETAHDTDVLARVDENEFHLLLPETSGLGVHACRRRIMRSGDRESSQDALLVGGAAFPHDGQDLGKLLRVARLRAEASKTSVVHRLDPEQTTVPDLLEALVWETASAAPARQTSAVRPLELGVEEADALVHAVVGDALRGGGATIVVTHHPELSLGAAARSAVAQLSDDTATLHAVDLRNVPGCERIEALVVIAEHGAYALLARSEDGVLRGAHAADPLLADVLAERLGRAAGVRVFG; from the coding sequence ATGAGCATCCTGCCCCCCGTCCCCGCCTCGCGCCGCCGCCCGGACACCCGCGGATCGAGCCCCTCGGTCACCGTGCTCGCCATCGTCGCAGACCCCGCCGTGAAGGAGCTCCTCACGCGGGTCCTGCGCTTCGAGCAGCTCCACATGACCGAGGACTTCGCCGAGGGGCTCGCGCTCGCGAGCGTCGAGGTGCCCGACGTGGCCTTCATCGACCTCGGCATCGGCGACGGCGCCGGGCTGACGCTCGTGCACCACCTGAAGGCGGTCGTGCCCGACGTGAACATCTACGCGCTCGCGGGCCGCAAGCACCTCGACGCCGCCGCGAGCGCCGTCTCCCTCGGCGGGACGGGCCTGCTCATGTTGCCGCTCTCCGGCGACGACGTGCTCAGCGCCATCTGGGGCATCAAGCAGCGCATCGTCGAGCGCTCCGAGCGCGAGCGGCTCGAGCGCGTCTCCGCCATGAGCGCCCGCGCCACCGGCTGGACCGCGCGCGTCGCCGAGATCGCCGACGCCGAGGACCGCCAGGGAGCAGCCCAGCAGCTCGTCGAGCTGCTCGTCGAGGTCACGGGCGCCCTCGGCGCTGCGGTCTACCTCGCCGGTGACGGACCGCGCGAGCTCGTCCTGGGAGCCGCGAGCCCGAGCCTCGAAGGCGCGCCGCAGAAGGGCAGCGAAAAGCAGATCCTCGAGTCGTTCGCCGCGCCCCGCCGCCTGCTCGCCCTGCCGCTCGCCTCGCGCAACGTCTCGGCCGGCTACGCGCTCCTGCTCGAGGGCGAGGTGGCCCCGATCTCCGCGACCGGCGGCGCCGATCCGCCGATCGACGGCATCATCCGCCTGCTCGCCACCGTCGCCGCCACCGCCCTCGCCATGCTCGCCGAGCGCGAGCGGGCCGAGCGCTTCGGCGCCACCATCAAGGACCCGACCTCGAGCGCCTACTCGTTCGCCTATTACGTCGACGTCGCGGGCCGCGAGATCAGCCGAGCCCGCCGTTACGGGCGCAGGTTCGCGATCGTGACGGCCGTGGCCGAGGCGCTCGAGGGCGTCGAGCCGTGCAGCCCGACCGAGCTCGCCGACCGGCTCCTCGAGACCGCGCACGACACCGACGTGCTCGCGCGCGTCGACGAGAACGAGTTCCACCTGCTCCTGCCCGAGACGAGCGGCCTCGGCGTGCACGCCTGCCGGCGCCGCATCATGCGCAGCGGCGATCGCGAGAGCTCGCAAGACGCGCTCCTCGTCGGCGGCGCGGCCTTCCCGCACGACGGCCAGGATCTCGGCAAGCTCCTGCGCGTCGCCCGCCTGCGCGCCGAGGCGAGCAAGACGTCGGTGGTCCACCGGCTCGACCCCGAGCAAACGACCGTGCCCGATCTGCTCGAGGCCCTCGTCTGGGAGACCGCGAGCGCGGCGCCCGCGCGGCAGACGTCGGCGGTGCGGCCGCTCGAGCTGGGCGTGGAGGAGGCCGACGCGCTCGTTCACGCGGTCGTGGGCGATGCGCTGCGCGGCGGCGGGGCGACCATCGTGGTCACGCATCACCCCGAGCTGAGCCTCGGCGCGGCGGCGCGCTCGGCGGTGGCGCAGCTGTCGGACGACACGGCGACCTTGCACGCGGTCGATCTGCGCAACGTGCCCGGTTGCGAGCGAATCGAGGCGCTCGTGGTGATCGCCGAGCACGGGGCGTACGCGCTCCTGGCGCGGAGCGAGGATGGAGTCTTGAGGGGCGCGCACGCGGCCGATCCGCTGCTCGCCGACGTGCTCGCGGAGCGGCTCGGTCGCGCCGCGGGCGTTCGTGTGTTCGGGTAA
- the bioD gene encoding dethiobiotin synthase — MTRIVLIGTGTGIGKTHAGVALVSALAAAGVEVAGLKPIESGVSTGPTDASALAAVGSFHVKQAPYTFVEPISPHLAARREGVTIDLSRVQAWVDGHAARVVVVETAGALLSPLGPGLTNLDLARALRPDVLVLVAPDRLGVLHEVASAMHVLRTLGTDLPAPMLLLQPPAEPDRSTGTNAGELALLGIHPAPLAFPRAEATAEETVSAARALLVAARVLS, encoded by the coding sequence ATGACTCGCATCGTCCTCATCGGCACCGGCACGGGCATCGGCAAGACGCACGCGGGCGTCGCGCTGGTCTCTGCGCTGGCCGCTGCTGGTGTGGAGGTCGCTGGCCTCAAGCCGATCGAGTCCGGCGTCTCCACGGGTCCGACCGACGCGTCAGCCCTCGCGGCCGTCGGTTCGTTTCACGTGAAACAAGCTCCCTACACGTTCGTGGAACCCATCTCCCCGCATCTCGCGGCCCGGCGCGAGGGCGTGACCATCGACCTGTCCCGCGTGCAGGCCTGGGTGGATGGGCATGCAGCGCGAGTTGTGGTGGTCGAGACGGCAGGTGCGTTGCTCTCGCCGCTCGGCCCTGGTCTCACCAACCTCGACCTTGCCCGGGCCTTGCGTCCCGATGTCCTGGTCCTCGTCGCGCCGGATCGTCTCGGCGTCCTGCACGAGGTCGCGTCCGCGATGCACGTGCTGCGGACGCTGGGCACAGACCTGCCGGCGCCGATGCTTCTGTTGCAGCCGCCCGCGGAGCCTGATCGATCGACCGGCACCAATGCGGGGGAGCTGGCGCTGCTCGGGATTCATCCGGCGCCGCTCGCGTTCCCGCGTGCCGAGGCGACGGCGGAGGAGACGGTGTCCGCGGCTCGGGCGCTGCTCGTCGCGGCGCGCGTCCTTTCCTGA
- a CDS encoding aminotransferase class I/II-fold pyridoxal phosphate-dependent enzyme, whose product MELGELERRGLLRRPGALGGGAGLLLLCSNDYLGYAAEPWPTELGSAELPSGSGASRLVSGEHAAHGAAERALASWLGLEAALIFSSGYAANVGTIAALGRPGDVIISDSLNHASIIDGCRLSGASVVVVPHGDAGAVEEALERAQDARRRWVVTESYFSMDGDSPDLRRLRAACDRWDAALYVDEAHAVGILGPAGRGLCAEAGVQPDVLVGTLGKSLGLQGAFVAGSTVLRTWLWNRARSFVFSTGVSPQLSAAVVQRVSQITANDAGRRRLAEISSHLREGLAPLLGDALLPSHGPILPIFVGPPEEAVRISAHLRERGVLVQAIRPPTVPAGTSRLRVTAHARLTEADLSRILTAFREVWR is encoded by the coding sequence GTGGAGCTCGGGGAGCTCGAACGGCGCGGCTTGCTTCGTCGGCCGGGAGCTTTGGGCGGCGGCGCTGGGCTGCTGCTCCTCTGCTCCAACGACTATCTCGGGTATGCCGCCGAGCCCTGGCCGACCGAGCTTGGGTCGGCGGAGCTGCCTTCGGGCTCGGGGGCGTCGCGCCTGGTGAGCGGGGAGCATGCGGCGCACGGGGCTGCGGAGCGGGCGCTTGCGAGCTGGCTCGGGCTCGAGGCGGCGCTGATCTTCTCGTCCGGCTACGCGGCCAACGTGGGGACGATCGCGGCGCTCGGGCGACCCGGGGACGTGATCATCTCGGATTCTTTGAACCACGCGTCGATCATCGATGGGTGCCGGTTGTCGGGTGCCTCGGTCGTGGTCGTCCCTCACGGCGATGCCGGAGCGGTGGAGGAGGCCCTCGAGCGCGCGCAGGACGCCCGTCGGCGGTGGGTGGTCACCGAATCCTACTTCAGTATGGACGGAGATTCCCCCGATCTGCGCCGCCTGCGCGCCGCCTGCGATCGGTGGGATGCAGCACTCTATGTGGACGAGGCGCACGCGGTCGGCATCCTCGGCCCCGCCGGTCGGGGCCTCTGCGCGGAGGCGGGCGTTCAGCCGGATGTGCTCGTGGGCACACTGGGAAAGTCGCTCGGGTTACAGGGTGCCTTCGTGGCGGGCTCGACGGTCCTGCGCACCTGGCTCTGGAACCGCGCCCGGAGCTTCGTCTTCTCGACCGGCGTGAGCCCGCAACTGAGCGCGGCCGTGGTACAACGTGTGTCCCAAATCACAGCAAACGATGCCGGACGACGCCGCCTCGCGGAGATCTCCTCCCACCTGCGCGAGGGTCTCGCACCCCTGCTGGGGGATGCGCTGCTGCCTTCGCACGGTCCGATCCTCCCCATCTTCGTGGGCCCTCCCGAGGAGGCGGTTCGAATCTCCGCCCACCTTCGGGAACGCGGCGTCCTCGTGCAAGCCATTCGCCCGCCGACGGTGCCGGCCGGCACCTCGCGCCTGCGCGTCACCGCACACGCGCGCCTGACCGAAGCGGACCTCTCCCGCATTCTCACAGCCTTCCGTGAGGTCTGGCGATGA
- a CDS encoding response regulator, which translates to MSRRVLLVDSDVDALGALASALRSMGLVVENAADAASAVEQAYQNRPDVVLAARDAQRGGDVREVFQQKGDLTDIPVLFLVDKVVGAELGSDELLRVDIDQIVSRITELSRRVSRPPLPQDIRGDLEQVPLVDMLQLLTMNRRTGILGVTAARGSGEVRLSEGQIMDAVFRRLTGERALYRLLGERRGRFAFAPGEVPASRRIQGNTSMLLMEAMRQVDEATQRRSKLAPEGEVFVLEDQANLLELLEVPPSAGPGSVMPSSLRNELSKLLRVPRSLDELLDELNAPDLDILDTLLELKKSGTIKTIPLATLTTPLAAPEQIPVLRSLATRLVRPGFKPPPRLSIATTPQRLPVLAHSFRRITDIIVPPDTTTNASLPRPLGTLRLGEGVEVAVIGLPTDDAFAPAWALSLPGTAAVIRVGDAESVALEAHCEAVEVMLIDAENLIGAFDPTVPAELAALLRAALEAAAGAA; encoded by the coding sequence ATGTCGCGACGCGTGCTCTTGGTGGATTCGGACGTCGACGCGCTCGGCGCCCTCGCCTCGGCGCTGCGCTCGATGGGCCTCGTCGTCGAGAATGCGGCCGACGCAGCGAGCGCAGTCGAGCAGGCGTACCAGAACCGGCCCGACGTGGTGCTCGCGGCCCGCGACGCCCAGCGCGGCGGCGACGTGCGCGAGGTCTTCCAGCAAAAAGGCGACCTCACGGACATCCCCGTCCTCTTCCTCGTCGACAAGGTCGTCGGCGCCGAGCTCGGCTCGGACGAGCTTCTGCGTGTCGACATCGATCAGATCGTCTCGCGCATCACGGAGCTGTCCCGGCGCGTCTCGCGGCCCCCGCTCCCGCAGGACATCCGCGGCGATCTCGAGCAGGTGCCGCTCGTCGACATGCTCCAGCTCCTCACGATGAACCGGCGCACGGGCATCCTCGGCGTCACGGCGGCGCGCGGCTCGGGCGAGGTGCGGCTGTCCGAGGGGCAGATCATGGACGCGGTTTTCCGGCGTCTCACCGGCGAGCGCGCGCTCTACCGGCTGCTCGGCGAGCGTCGCGGCCGCTTCGCGTTCGCGCCTGGCGAGGTGCCGGCTTCACGGCGCATCCAGGGCAACACCTCGATGCTCCTGATGGAGGCGATGCGCCAGGTCGACGAGGCCACGCAGCGCCGGAGCAAGCTCGCGCCCGAGGGCGAGGTCTTCGTGCTGGAGGATCAAGCGAACCTCCTCGAGCTGCTCGAGGTGCCCCCGTCCGCGGGACCTGGCTCGGTGATGCCCTCGTCGTTGCGTAACGAGCTGTCGAAGCTCTTGCGCGTGCCGCGCAGCCTCGACGAGCTGCTCGACGAGCTCAACGCGCCGGACCTCGACATCCTCGACACGCTCCTCGAGCTGAAGAAGAGCGGCACGATCAAGACGATCCCGCTCGCGACGCTGACCACGCCGCTCGCGGCGCCGGAGCAGATCCCGGTCCTGCGCTCGCTCGCGACGCGGCTCGTTCGGCCGGGTTTCAAGCCGCCGCCGAGGTTGTCGATCGCGACGACGCCGCAGAGGTTGCCGGTGCTCGCGCACTCGTTCCGGCGGATCACGGACATCATCGTGCCGCCGGACACGACGACGAACGCGAGTCTGCCGCGCCCGCTCGGCACGCTGCGGCTGGGCGAGGGCGTCGAGGTCGCGGTGATTGGGCTCCCAACGGATGACGCGTTCGCGCCGGCGTGGGCGCTGTCGTTGCCGGGGACTGCGGCGGTGATCCGGGTGGGTGACGCGGAGAGCGTGGCGCTCGAGGCGCACTGCGAGGCGGTCGAGGTGATGCTGATCGACGCGGAAAACCTGATCGGCGCCTTCGATCCCACGGTGCCTGCGGAGCTTGCGGCGCTTCTGCGTGCGGCGCTCGAGGCGGCGGCGGGGGCGGCGTAG
- the zapA gene encoding cell division protein ZapA, with the protein MGGGGRQVQLRIGGHTYRVVTSASDDELARLTAMVEEKLAVVAPNTRAANPQALLLAALALAHDLQEERSRNADRLARAKSAFGRVLQRVDAALATEGGEPEGTDGEGTR; encoded by the coding sequence ATGGGTGGTGGTGGCCGCCAGGTCCAGCTCCGTATTGGAGGGCATACCTATCGTGTGGTCACCTCGGCCAGCGACGACGAGCTCGCACGCCTGACGGCCATGGTCGAGGAGAAGCTCGCGGTGGTCGCGCCGAATACCCGGGCCGCGAACCCGCAGGCCCTCCTGCTCGCCGCCCTCGCCCTGGCGCACGACCTCCAGGAGGAGCGCAGCCGCAACGCCGACCGGCTGGCCCGCGCCAAGAGCGCCTTCGGTCGGGTGCTCCAGCGCGTCGATGCCGCCCTCGCCACCGAGGGGGGCGAGCCCGAGGGGACCGACGGCGAGGGCACGCGATGA